Proteins co-encoded in one Euleptes europaea isolate rEulEur1 chromosome 1, rEulEur1.hap1, whole genome shotgun sequence genomic window:
- the CTDSP2 gene encoding carboxy-terminal domain RNA polymerase II polypeptide A small phosphatase 2 isoform X2, with protein sequence MESRSIITQVQRDETLALSKQVLVSKSSPKKPRGRNIFKALFCCLRAQNVGQTAFGGEHGPHKEETSTIAKIPGTCLLPEVTQQDQGRICVVIDLDETLVHSSFKPINNADFIVPVEIEGTTHQVYVLKRPFVDEFLRRMGELFECVLFTASLAKYADPVTDLLDKCGVFRARLFRESCVFHQGCYVKDLSRLGRDLRKTLILDNSPASYIFHPENAVPVQSWFDDMADTELLNLIPIFEELSEAEDVYTSLGQLRAP encoded by the exons TCTTGGTGTCCAAATCCTCCCCCAAGAAGCCTCGTGGCCGGAATATCTTCAAGGCGCTTTTCTGTTGCCTTCGTGCACAGAATGTCGGGCAGACGGCCTTTGGCGGAGAGCATGGCCCGCACAAGGAGGAGACCAGCACCATTGCCAAG ATTCCTGGAACGTGTCTTCTCCCTGAGGTGACTCAGCAAGACCAGGGCAGAATCTGCGTGGTGATCGATTTGGACGAGACCCTTGTGCACAGCTCCTTCAAG CCAATCAACAATGCTGACTTCATAGTGCCTGTTGAAATAGAGGGGACAACCCACCAG GTGTATGTTTTGAAGAGGCCGTTTGTGGACGAGTTCTTGAGGCGGATGGGGGAGCTGTTTGAGTGTGTGCTATTCACGGCCAGTCTGGCCAAG TATGCTGACCCAGTAACTGACCTGCTAGACAAGTGTGGAGTCTTCCGAGCCCGCCTGTTCCGTGAGTCATGCGTGTTCCACCAGGGCTGTTACGTTAAGGATCTCAGCCGGCTGGGCCGTGATCTACGCAAGACCTTAATCCTGGACAATTCTCCTGCCTCCTATATCTTCCATCCGGAGAATGCT GTGCCGGTGCAGTCTTGGTTCGACGACATGGCGGACACAGAGCTGCTCAACCTGATCCCAATTTTTGAGGAGCTGAGTGAAGCAGAGGATGTGTACACCAGCCTCGGCCAGCTGAGGGCGCCCTAA
- the CTDSP2 gene encoding carboxy-terminal domain RNA polymerase II polypeptide A small phosphatase 2 isoform X1 yields MESRSIITQVQRDETLALSKQVLVSKSSPKKPRGRNIFKALFCCLRAQNVGQTAFGGEHGPHKEETSTIAKSDLLQCLQYQFYQIPGTCLLPEVTQQDQGRICVVIDLDETLVHSSFKPINNADFIVPVEIEGTTHQVYVLKRPFVDEFLRRMGELFECVLFTASLAKYADPVTDLLDKCGVFRARLFRESCVFHQGCYVKDLSRLGRDLRKTLILDNSPASYIFHPENAVPVQSWFDDMADTELLNLIPIFEELSEAEDVYTSLGQLRAP; encoded by the exons TCTTGGTGTCCAAATCCTCCCCCAAGAAGCCTCGTGGCCGGAATATCTTCAAGGCGCTTTTCTGTTGCCTTCGTGCACAGAATGTCGGGCAGACGGCCTTTGGCGGAGAGCATGGCCCGCACAAGGAGGAGACCAGCACCATTGCCAAG tcTGATCTGTTGCAGTGTCTTCAATACCAGTTTTACCAG ATTCCTGGAACGTGTCTTCTCCCTGAGGTGACTCAGCAAGACCAGGGCAGAATCTGCGTGGTGATCGATTTGGACGAGACCCTTGTGCACAGCTCCTTCAAG CCAATCAACAATGCTGACTTCATAGTGCCTGTTGAAATAGAGGGGACAACCCACCAG GTGTATGTTTTGAAGAGGCCGTTTGTGGACGAGTTCTTGAGGCGGATGGGGGAGCTGTTTGAGTGTGTGCTATTCACGGCCAGTCTGGCCAAG TATGCTGACCCAGTAACTGACCTGCTAGACAAGTGTGGAGTCTTCCGAGCCCGCCTGTTCCGTGAGTCATGCGTGTTCCACCAGGGCTGTTACGTTAAGGATCTCAGCCGGCTGGGCCGTGATCTACGCAAGACCTTAATCCTGGACAATTCTCCTGCCTCCTATATCTTCCATCCGGAGAATGCT GTGCCGGTGCAGTCTTGGTTCGACGACATGGCGGACACAGAGCTGCTCAACCTGATCCCAATTTTTGAGGAGCTGAGTGAAGCAGAGGATGTGTACACCAGCCTCGGCCAGCTGAGGGCGCCCTAA